In Podarcis muralis chromosome 14, rPodMur119.hap1.1, whole genome shotgun sequence, one genomic interval encodes:
- the SSTR5 gene encoding somatostatin receptor type 5, which translates to MDPLYFSTTFLKEAIPPDDNFSFLANTTSNATLGGFSIPTSIRSVLIPIIYLMVCAVGLSGNTLVIYVVLRYAKMKTVTNIYILNLAIADVLFMLGLPFLATQNAISYWPFGTFMCRLVTAFDGINQFTSIFCLTVMSLDRYLAVVHPIKSTKWRHPRFARLISLAVWTFSFLVVLPMIIFADVQETFDTCNMSWPDPVQIWSAVFIIYTSVLGFFGPLLVICLCYLLIIIKVKSSGIRVGSTRRRRSERKVTKMVVIIVVVFVFCWLPFYIVNIINLIFILPEEPVLVGIFCFVVVLSYANSCANPILYGFLSENFKQSFQKVLCLRKGNGIEDGDPTEHRQEKSSRLQEAMLLQRSVESNGHMQTSKL; encoded by the coding sequence ATGGATCCTTTGTACTTCTCCACCACTTTCCTCAAAGAAGCCATTCCTCCAGATGATAACTTCTCCTTTTTGGCCAACACAACAAGCAACGCGACTCTCGGAGGGTTTTCCATTCCTACCAGCATCCGCTCTGTGCTCATTCCAATCATTTACCTCATGGTTTGTGCCGTTGGGCTGAGCGGGAACACCTTGGTCATTTATGTGGTCCTGCGTTATGCCAAGATGAAGACCGTCACCAACATTTACATTTTAAACTTGGCAATCGCTGACGTACTCTTCATGCTCGGCTTGCCATTCCTGGCTACCCAGAATGCCATCTCCTACTGGCCATTTGGGACTTTCATGTGCAGGCTAGTGACAGCTTTTGATGGCATCAACCAATTCACCAGTATCTTTTGCTTGACAGTCATGAGTCTGGACCGCTACCTTGCCGTGGTTCACCCCATCAAGTCTACCAAGTGGCGTCACCCAAGGTTCGCCAGACTGATCAGCCTGGCAGTCTGGACTTTCTCCTTCCTAGTGGTGCTCCCAATGATCATATTTGCTGATGTCCAGGAAACCTTTGACACCTGCAACATGAGCTGGCCTGACCCGGTGCAGATCTGGTCTGCAGTGTTCATCATATACACCTCCGTCTTGGGGTTCTTTGGACCTCTGCTGGTGATTTGCCTCTGCTACCTGCTGATCATCATCAAAGTCAAGTCCTCGGGGATCCGAGTGGGCTCTACAAGGCGCCGAAGGTCGGAGAGGAAAGTGACCAAGATGGTGGTCATCattgtggttgtttttgttttctgttggctTCCCTTCTACATTGTCAACATCATCAACCTGATCTTCATCTTGCCGGAGGAGCCTGTCTTGGTTGGCATCTTCTGTTTCGTGGTGGTTCTCTCCTACGCCAACAGCTGTGCCAACCCCATCCTGTATGGATTTCTTTCCGAAAACTTCAAGCAGAGCTTTCAGAAGGTCCTGTGCCTCCGCAAAGGAAATGGCATTGAAGACGGCGACCCAACCGAACATCGGCAAGAGAAGAGCAGCCGCCTGCAGGAGGCGATGCTACTCCAGAGAAGTGTGGAGTCCAATGGGCACATGCAGACTAGCAAGCTGTAG